One Desulfonatronum thiosulfatophilum genomic region harbors:
- a CDS encoding ABC transporter permease: MRLNPLNQRRWANFRKNRRGYWSLWIFLVLFFVTLGAEFIANEKPLLIRYDSEWFFPILTVYPETAFGGDFPTEAHYRDPYVVDLIQEKGWMIWPLIPYSHQTVNLTLDVPAPSPPTWENLLGTDDQGRDVMARVIYGFRISVLFGLILTLASTVIGIAAGAVQGYFGGWTDLLLQRFMEIWSGLPLLYLIIILSALIEPSFWWLLLIMLLFSWMALVGVVRAEFLRTRNFDYVRAARALGVGDLTIMFRHILPNAMVATLTFLPFILNGSITTLTSLDFLGFGLPPGSASLGELLAQGKANLHAPWLGITAFFVLAVMLSLLIFIGEAARDAFDPRKKTA; this comes from the coding sequence CTGCGTCTGAATCCGCTGAATCAACGCCGCTGGGCAAATTTCCGAAAAAATCGACGAGGCTATTGGTCGTTGTGGATTTTTCTGGTGCTCTTTTTCGTGACCCTGGGCGCGGAATTCATTGCCAACGAAAAACCGCTGCTGATCCGGTACGACAGCGAATGGTTTTTTCCTATCCTCACAGTGTATCCGGAAACCGCATTCGGCGGAGATTTTCCCACGGAAGCCCATTACCGTGACCCGTACGTGGTGGATCTGATTCAAGAAAAAGGCTGGATGATCTGGCCCCTGATTCCATACAGCCACCAAACCGTCAACCTGACTCTGGACGTTCCGGCCCCTTCCCCGCCGACATGGGAGAACCTGCTCGGCACCGACGACCAGGGCCGCGACGTCATGGCCCGCGTGATCTACGGTTTCCGGATATCCGTGCTGTTCGGACTAATTCTGACCTTGGCCAGCACCGTCATCGGCATTGCCGCCGGCGCGGTTCAGGGCTACTTCGGCGGCTGGACCGATCTGCTTTTGCAGCGCTTCATGGAAATCTGGTCCGGCTTGCCGCTTCTGTACCTGATCATCATTCTCTCGGCCTTGATCGAACCCAGTTTCTGGTGGCTGCTGCTGATCATGCTGCTTTTTTCCTGGATGGCGCTGGTAGGCGTGGTCCGCGCGGAATTCCTGCGCACGCGCAACTTCGACTATGTCCGAGCCGCACGCGCTTTGGGCGTGGGCGATCTGACCATCATGTTCCGGCACATCCTGCCCAATGCCATGGTGGCCACCCTGACGTTTCTGCCGTTCATTCTCAACGGATCCATCACCACTCTGACCTCCCTGGATTTTCTCGGCTTCGGCCTTCCTCCCGGCTCGGCCTCTCTGGGTGAACTGCTGGCCCAGGGCAAGGCCAACCTTCACGCCCCGTGGCTGGGCATAACGGCCTTTTTTGTTCTGGCCGTGATGCTCAGCCTGCTGATCTTCATCGGGGAGGCGGCCAGGGATGCGTTTGATCCGCGCAAGAAAACGGCATGA
- a CDS encoding ABC transporter ATP-binding protein: MPSPALLQVRDLSVSFQGSGTIIQAVRKVDFTLEKGRTLAIVGESGSGKSVTALSVVQLLPYPQAFHPGGSILLDGRELIGASEKILRQIRGGRIGMIFQEPLSSLNPLHTVEKQISEMLRLHVKLAPPAARQRTLELLELVGLDDPVQKLSKWPHQLSGGQCQRVMIAMALANAPDLLIADEPTTALDVTIQAQVLALLKDLQKRLGMAMLLITHDLNIVRKNADDVCVMQHGRIVESGDVDKIFQRPEHPYTRRLLAAEPRGGVETGPPSGDPVMSGQEIKVWFPVKKGLLKRTVGHVKAVDGVDVQLYPGRTLGVVGESGSGKTTLGLALLRLTASTGRIIFQGRNIEAIRSQALRPLRRNIQIVFQDPFGSLNPRMSIAQIIGEGLTVHRMGHTAEERDAMIAQALQEVGLDPESRHRYPHEFSGGQRQRIAVARAMILKPAVLVLDEPTSALDMSVQAQMVDLLRDLQQKHNTAYLFISHDLRVVRALSHEILVMHHGKVVEHGPTGQIVQNPRHPYTRTLMAAAFELETTPGSVS, encoded by the coding sequence ATGCCCTCTCCTGCCCTGCTCCAAGTACGTGATCTTTCCGTTTCCTTTCAAGGTTCGGGGACGATTATTCAGGCTGTCCGGAAGGTCGACTTCACCTTGGAAAAAGGGCGGACCCTGGCAATCGTGGGAGAATCCGGCTCCGGTAAATCCGTGACCGCCCTTTCCGTTGTGCAGTTGTTGCCCTACCCCCAAGCCTTCCATCCCGGCGGCTCGATCTTGTTGGACGGCCGGGAACTGATCGGGGCTTCCGAGAAAATCCTGCGCCAGATTCGCGGCGGTCGGATCGGGATGATCTTCCAGGAACCCCTGAGTTCGCTCAATCCTCTGCATACAGTGGAAAAGCAGATTTCCGAGATGCTGCGTCTGCACGTCAAACTGGCGCCCCCGGCAGCCCGGCAACGCACCCTGGAACTGCTCGAACTGGTGGGCCTGGACGACCCGGTGCAGAAGCTCTCCAAATGGCCGCATCAGCTTTCCGGAGGGCAATGTCAGCGGGTGATGATCGCCATGGCCCTGGCCAACGCTCCGGACCTGCTGATTGCCGACGAACCCACCACCGCGCTGGACGTCACCATCCAGGCCCAGGTTCTCGCCCTGCTTAAGGACCTCCAGAAACGCCTGGGCATGGCCATGCTTCTGATCACCCACGACCTGAACATTGTGCGCAAGAATGCCGACGATGTCTGCGTCATGCAGCACGGGCGCATCGTGGAGTCCGGCGATGTGGACAAGATTTTTCAACGTCCCGAACACCCGTATACCCGTCGGCTGCTGGCGGCCGAACCGCGCGGCGGCGTGGAAACGGGTCCGCCTTCCGGGGATCCCGTGATGTCCGGCCAGGAGATCAAGGTCTGGTTTCCGGTGAAAAAAGGCCTGCTCAAACGCACCGTCGGACACGTCAAGGCCGTGGACGGGGTGGATGTACAGCTGTACCCTGGAAGAACCCTTGGCGTCGTGGGGGAATCCGGTTCCGGCAAAACCACCCTTGGTTTGGCATTGCTTCGTTTGACGGCCAGTACCGGGCGGATCATCTTTCAGGGCCGGAACATCGAGGCGATCCGTTCCCAGGCCCTGCGCCCACTGCGCCGAAACATCCAGATCGTCTTCCAGGATCCCTTCGGCAGCCTCAATCCGCGCATGTCCATTGCCCAGATCATCGGAGAAGGATTGACCGTACACCGGATGGGCCACACCGCCGAAGAACGGGATGCCATGATCGCCCAGGCGCTCCAGGAAGTCGGCCTTGATCCCGAAAGTCGGCATCGCTATCCGCATGAATTTTCCGGCGGTCAGCGCCAGCGCATTGCCGTGGCCAGAGCCATGATCCTCAAGCCGGCCGTGCTGGTCCTGGATGAACCGACATCCGCCCTGGACATGTCCGTCCAGGCCCAGATGGTGGATCTGCTGCGGGACCTGCAGCAAAAGCATAATACCGCCTACTTGTTCATCAGCCATGACCTGCGTGTCGTCCGGGCCCTTAGCCATGAAATCCTGGTCATGCACCATGGAAAGGTGGTGGAGCATGGCCCGACCGGGCAAATCGTCCAAAATCCCAGGCACCCGTATACCCGTACCCTGATGGCCGCTGCCTTCGAGCTGGAAACCACGCCCGGCTCTGTTTCGTAA
- a CDS encoding nitroreductase family protein, which yields MTLRELVSRTRSFRRFYENHQLSLSILEDLVDMARLTASAANLQPLRYMISVDPQMNAQIFPQLAWAAYLQDWNGPSEGERPSGYIIVLGDERHSKTAAWDMGVAAQTILLGATETGLGGCMIGSIKKKELAEILAVPEGFEILLVLAIGRPKEKIVLEQLGEDGSIKYWRDDKGVHHVPKRDLDSIILARFNGS from the coding sequence ATGACTTTGCGCGAACTTGTTTCCAGAACCCGCAGCTTCCGCCGTTTTTACGAAAACCACCAGCTCTCACTGTCCATTCTGGAAGACCTGGTGGACATGGCACGACTGACCGCATCCGCGGCCAACCTGCAACCACTGCGGTACATGATCAGCGTCGATCCACAGATGAACGCCCAAATCTTCCCCCAACTGGCCTGGGCGGCCTATCTCCAGGACTGGAACGGCCCCTCCGAGGGAGAGCGTCCTTCCGGATACATCATTGTACTCGGAGATGAACGGCATTCCAAAACCGCTGCCTGGGACATGGGTGTCGCCGCCCAGACAATTCTTTTGGGAGCCACGGAAACAGGGCTTGGCGGATGCATGATCGGTTCAATTAAAAAAAAGGAGCTGGCCGAAATTCTGGCCGTTCCCGAAGGGTTTGAAATTCTGCTGGTTTTAGCCATAGGCCGTCCCAAGGAAAAAATCGTCCTGGAGCAACTTGGCGAAGACGGAAGCATAAAATACTGGCGCGACGACAAGGGAGTGCACCATGTTCCCAAACGGGACCTGGACTCCATCATTCTCGCCCGTTTCAACGGCAGCTAA
- a CDS encoding NAD(P)/FAD-dependent oxidoreductase: protein MSTSNQTNHADVIIVGGGPAGLFAAFHLAEHTDLKIMLVDKGRSPLRRTCPIGQNQSPTCHHCKPCNILSGIGGAGLFSDGKLNFIHILGKTDLTQFLTPDQARDLIRETETVFTQFGMDGPVYPTDMDRAREIRKQAKKAGIDLLLIRQKHLGSDKLPDHIAALANHVQNKGVIIRTNEDVREVLVDQGRVSGVVTDKNVLHCRYVVLAPGRVGADWAGRIAQAHGINLTQRGIEVGVRVEVHNDIMHDLTSIIYDPTFFIQTRKYDDQTRTFCTNRGGYVSLENYQNFVCVNGHAYLDRKSENCNFAFLSKVVLTEPVTDNQAYGEAIGKLASLIGGGKPILQRFGDLKRGRRSTWNRISKGFIRPTLANVTCGDIAMALPERILTNLVEGLEKLNCVVPGVANDETLLYAPEIKFFATQMETDQDLRTSLPGMFVAGDGPGVAGNIVSAAATGLLAAKGIIKDHATD, encoded by the coding sequence TTGTCGACTTCCAATCAAACCAACCATGCCGACGTGATCATCGTCGGAGGGGGACCCGCGGGTCTGTTTGCCGCCTTTCACCTTGCGGAACACACGGACCTCAAGATCATGCTCGTGGACAAGGGGCGCTCCCCGTTGCGCCGCACCTGTCCCATCGGTCAGAACCAGAGTCCCACATGCCATCATTGCAAGCCCTGCAACATTTTATCGGGCATCGGCGGGGCAGGCTTGTTCTCTGACGGCAAGCTGAATTTCATCCATATCCTGGGCAAGACCGACTTGACTCAGTTTCTCACCCCGGATCAGGCCCGCGATTTGATCCGGGAAACCGAGACGGTTTTCACGCAGTTCGGTATGGACGGACCCGTGTACCCAACGGACATGGACCGGGCCCGGGAAATCCGCAAGCAGGCGAAAAAGGCCGGTATCGACCTGCTTCTAATTCGTCAGAAACACCTGGGCAGCGATAAGCTTCCGGACCATATCGCGGCCTTGGCCAATCATGTCCAGAACAAAGGCGTAATCATCCGGACCAACGAGGACGTGCGCGAAGTCCTTGTGGACCAAGGCAGGGTCAGCGGCGTGGTCACCGACAAGAACGTCCTGCATTGCCGATACGTTGTGCTGGCGCCGGGTCGGGTCGGCGCGGACTGGGCCGGACGGATCGCCCAGGCCCACGGCATCAACCTCACCCAGCGCGGCATCGAGGTCGGTGTGCGCGTGGAAGTGCATAACGACATCATGCACGACCTGACCAGCATCATCTATGATCCCACCTTTTTCATCCAGACCAGGAAATACGACGACCAGACCAGGACATTCTGCACCAACCGCGGCGGCTATGTTTCCCTGGAGAACTATCAGAATTTCGTCTGCGTCAACGGTCATGCCTATCTGGACCGCAAATCCGAAAACTGCAACTTCGCCTTCCTCTCCAAGGTGGTTCTGACCGAGCCGGTGACGGACAACCAGGCCTACGGCGAAGCCATCGGCAAACTGGCCAGCCTGATCGGCGGCGGCAAGCCGATCCTGCAACGCTTCGGCGATCTCAAGCGTGGACGGCGCAGCACCTGGAACCGCATTTCCAAAGGCTTCATTCGCCCCACCCTGGCCAACGTCACCTGCGGCGACATCGCCATGGCTCTGCCGGAACGCATCCTGACCAATCTTGTCGAAGGCCTGGAAAAGCTGAACTGCGTGGTTCCCGGCGTCGCCAACGACGAAACCCTGCTCTATGCGCCGGAAATCAAGTTCTTCGCCACTCAAATGGAGACCGACCAGGACCTGCGCACCTCCTTGCCCGGGATGTTCGTGGCCGGCGACGGACCCGGAGTGGCCGGCAACATCGTCTCCGCCGCGGCCACCGGACTTCTGGCGGCCAAAGGCATCATCAAGGATCACGCGACGGATTGA
- a CDS encoding phenylacetate--CoA ligase family protein: MTRKDRTEGIYSRREVLDESERRQYYQIHLKDLLTYAYRYSEDVKKRFDRAQFSPDKFKVLNDLKHIPIIKKKELIFLQTMGPRLGGLLTKDLGELRRIFLSPGPIFDPEDRVDDYWGWTEGFYATGFRPGDVNMITFNYHLTPAGLMFEEPLRNLGCAVIPAGPGNTNTQLDIMQKLRVTGFIGTPSYLMHLAQKGEEAGLNLRKDLYLEVAFVTGEKFPEKLRNTLEKKFDIIMRQGYGTADVGSIGYECFHKNGLHVSNRVFAEICHPDTGIPLKDGEVGEIVVTAFNKTYPLIRLSTGDLSYIDRAPCPCGRSSPRLGNIVGRVDTTARIKGMFVYPHQVEQVMASFEEIKRWQIEVTNPGGIDEIVLFIEASQFKRENELFHTFRERIGLRPELKVVAPGSLPAQIRPIEDKRKWD, translated from the coding sequence ATGACCCGAAAAGACCGTACCGAAGGCATCTATAGTCGCCGGGAGGTACTGGATGAAAGTGAGCGCAGGCAATACTATCAGATTCACCTGAAAGATCTGCTGACCTATGCCTACAGGTATTCCGAGGACGTCAAGAAGCGGTTTGACCGGGCCCAGTTCAGTCCCGACAAGTTCAAGGTGCTGAACGACCTGAAGCACATCCCGATCATCAAAAAGAAGGAACTTATATTTCTGCAAACCATGGGGCCGCGCCTGGGCGGTCTGCTGACCAAGGATCTTGGGGAATTGCGGCGCATCTTCCTTTCCCCCGGTCCGATTTTCGATCCCGAAGACAGAGTTGACGACTACTGGGGTTGGACTGAAGGGTTTTACGCCACGGGATTTCGTCCCGGCGACGTGAACATGATCACCTTTAACTACCACCTTACTCCGGCCGGCCTGATGTTTGAAGAACCGCTGCGCAATCTTGGCTGCGCCGTGATTCCGGCGGGTCCGGGCAACACAAACACCCAACTGGACATCATGCAAAAACTGCGGGTGACCGGCTTCATCGGAACGCCGAGCTACCTCATGCACTTGGCCCAGAAAGGCGAAGAGGCGGGCCTGAACCTGCGCAAGGATCTCTATCTTGAAGTGGCGTTCGTCACTGGCGAGAAGTTTCCGGAAAAACTGCGCAACACCCTGGAGAAAAAGTTCGATATCATCATGCGTCAAGGCTATGGAACCGCGGATGTCGGCTCCATCGGCTACGAGTGTTTTCACAAAAACGGACTGCACGTTTCCAATCGCGTCTTCGCGGAAATCTGCCATCCGGATACGGGCATTCCGCTCAAGGACGGCGAAGTCGGTGAGATCGTCGTCACGGCGTTCAACAAGACCTATCCCTTGATCCGCCTTTCCACCGGCGACCTCTCCTATATCGACAGAGCGCCCTGCCCCTGCGGCCGCAGTTCACCGAGACTGGGCAATATCGTCGGTCGCGTGGATACAACGGCCCGCATCAAGGGCATGTTCGTCTATCCGCACCAGGTGGAACAGGTCATGGCCTCTTTCGAAGAGATCAAGCGCTGGCAGATCGAGGTCACCAATCCCGGCGGCATCGATGAAATCGTCCTGTTTATCGAGGCCAGTCAGTTCAAGCGGGAAAACGAACTCTTCCACACCTTTCGGGAAAGAATCGGCCTGCGTCCCGAACTGAAGGTCGTGGCTCCCGGTTCGCTGCCCGCCCAGATTCGTCCCATCGAGGACAAACGTAAGTGGGATTGA
- a CDS encoding ChaN family lipoprotein → MGLIPFRALPCILLLMVLSAGCARLHPPIAQPPETTLPGTPGTLFLADGRHLAKDDLARLVPDHDFILIGESHINSCDHRFQNDALLALSTSNQDLALGLEMVPWSAQDILDDFNRGVIDLEELEENLGWREYWGYSFSLYSPILARARELTIPVLGLNVPKELLHRVRTDGMESILPDERGLLPHVVIPPPPRQKALLEEEFSLHVELMPERTAEAGFELERFMLVQSLWDTQMAFSAAHWKNTLERTVVILAGSGHVEHGYGIPHRLRVLEPDSRILTLVPWRGGPGPDPDSGDLFYFCPEQPRRLGMVIAWIDDQAVLSSVLPGSLAEQAGLQPGDVLITANDKPVTTMEVLHQAGMHAVGAREPLHLEIARNGTQLLLEVIFP, encoded by the coding sequence GTGGGATTGATCCCTTTTCGGGCGTTGCCGTGCATTCTGCTCCTGATGGTGCTGAGTGCCGGCTGCGCCCGTCTTCATCCCCCGATAGCCCAGCCCCCGGAGACGACGCTTCCCGGCACGCCCGGCACCCTCTTTCTGGCCGATGGTCGACATCTGGCCAAGGATGACCTCGCCCGCCTGGTTCCTGACCACGACTTTATCCTGATCGGTGAATCCCACATCAATTCCTGCGACCACCGATTCCAGAACGACGCCTTGCTCGCTCTTTCCACATCAAATCAGGATCTTGCCTTGGGACTGGAGATGGTTCCCTGGTCTGCCCAGGACATCCTGGACGATTTCAACAGGGGCGTTATTGATCTGGAGGAACTGGAGGAAAATTTGGGATGGCGTGAGTATTGGGGTTACAGTTTCTCACTGTACAGTCCGATTCTGGCCCGAGCCAGGGAACTGACCATTCCCGTTCTGGGGCTGAACGTTCCCAAGGAGCTGCTCCACCGGGTCAGAACAGACGGCATGGAAAGCATTCTCCCGGATGAACGGGGCCTGCTGCCTCATGTGGTCATCCCTCCGCCGCCGCGACAGAAAGCATTGCTCGAAGAAGAGTTCTCCCTGCACGTCGAACTAATGCCCGAACGTACCGCGGAGGCCGGATTCGAACTGGAACGGTTCATGCTTGTCCAATCCCTGTGGGACACGCAGATGGCCTTCAGCGCGGCCCACTGGAAGAACACTCTGGAGCGCACCGTGGTCATTCTGGCGGGCTCCGGGCATGTAGAACACGGTTACGGCATCCCGCATCGGCTGCGAGTGCTGGAGCCCGACTCTCGAATCCTCACGCTTGTTCCCTGGAGAGGCGGACCGGGACCTGATCCGGATTCCGGCGATCTGTTCTACTTCTGCCCGGAACAGCCGCGCCGCCTGGGCATGGTCATTGCCTGGATCGACGACCAGGCCGTGCTTTCCAGTGTTCTCCCAGGATCCCTGGCTGAACAGGCCGGCCTGCAGCCCGGAGATGTCCTGATCACGGCCAACGACAAACCAGTCACCACCATGGAAGTCCTGCACCAGGCCGGAATGCATGCTGTCGGCGCCAGGGAACCGCTTCACCTTGAAATTGCGCGCAACGGAACGCAACTGCTCCTGGAAGTAATTTTTCCATAG
- the mutM gene encoding bifunctional DNA-formamidopyrimidine glycosylase/DNA-(apurinic or apyrimidinic site) lyase — MPELPEVETIAQGLRPLLTHRTITGIPHLAPHLNPQGPNSLIEKLIGQQIQGVSRRGKLLFLDLSPTERIAFHLRMTGRLGMSPAGEPPGAHVHLLINLDNQSALYFQDQRKFGTFRHYTEQELNAWPFYSRMGPEPLSVGEEEFLGRVEGRRGRIKALLLNQEVVAGIGNIYADESLFRAAIHPATPASALSRPRITSLYHALQNVLREAITAGGSSIRDYRTAAGLVGTFQNAFQVYGRKDQPCLRCAESLRTTKVAGRTTCYCPTCQPEPVSG; from the coding sequence ATGCCCGAACTTCCCGAAGTCGAAACCATCGCCCAAGGCCTGCGGCCCCTGTTGACCCATCGCACCATAACCGGCATCCCGCACTTGGCTCCCCACCTCAATCCGCAAGGGCCAAACAGCCTGATCGAAAAGTTGATCGGACAACAGATTCAGGGCGTCTCGCGACGTGGCAAACTGCTCTTCCTGGATCTCTCCCCCACCGAGCGTATTGCCTTTCATCTGCGCATGACCGGGAGGCTGGGCATGTCTCCCGCGGGCGAACCACCCGGGGCACATGTCCACTTGCTCATCAATCTGGACAACCAGAGTGCGCTGTATTTCCAGGATCAGCGAAAATTCGGAACCTTCCGCCACTACACAGAACAGGAATTGAACGCTTGGCCTTTCTACAGCCGGATGGGGCCGGAGCCGCTCAGCGTGGGAGAGGAAGAGTTTTTGGGGCGAGTGGAAGGAAGAAGAGGAAGGATCAAGGCGTTGCTGCTCAACCAGGAAGTCGTTGCCGGAATCGGCAATATCTATGCGGACGAAAGTTTGTTTCGCGCCGCCATCCATCCGGCAACGCCCGCCTCGGCGCTGAGCAGACCACGAATCACGAGCCTTTACCACGCCCTGCAAAACGTGCTCCGGGAAGCTATCACCGCCGGCGGCAGTTCCATCCGAGACTATCGCACCGCCGCCGGACTCGTCGGAACGTTCCAGAACGCCTTCCAGGTTTACGGCCGCAAAGATCAACCCTGCCTGCGCTGTGCCGAGTCGCTACGGACCACGAAAGTGGCCGGCCGCACAACCTGCTACTGCCCCACCTGTCAGCCCGAGCCGGTCAGCGGCTAG
- a CDS encoding DUF456 domain-containing protein, whose product MELFLAGLFLAFLGGLLLLHLVGLPANWLILGALGLWLWSHPELTVGWSFLALLLALCVLGEIVEFLAQLWGGKRFGGSRRGAWAAVIGAILGGFFGAAFLFGFGAIPGSFLGAFVGSFLVELGQGYSYPAAYRAAWGALLNKVFGTVVKIGLGMAMIVLSFVHVWPR is encoded by the coding sequence ATGGAATTGTTTCTGGCCGGACTTTTTCTGGCTTTTCTGGGAGGCCTGCTCCTGTTGCACCTGGTGGGCCTTCCGGCAAACTGGTTGATTCTGGGCGCTCTTGGCCTATGGTTGTGGTCCCATCCGGAACTGACCGTTGGATGGTCCTTTCTTGCTCTGCTGTTGGCGTTGTGCGTCCTGGGAGAAATCGTTGAATTCCTGGCCCAGCTCTGGGGAGGTAAACGCTTCGGCGGGAGCCGCCGGGGAGCATGGGCTGCTGTTATCGGCGCCATTCTCGGCGGTTTTTTCGGCGCCGCATTCCTCTTCGGCTTCGGCGCCATTCCCGGTTCCTTCCTGGGTGCCTTTGTCGGCAGCTTTTTGGTGGAACTGGGGCAGGGCTATTCCTACCCGGCAGCCTATCGTGCGGCCTGGGGCGCCCTGTTGAACAAGGTGTTCGGCACGGTGGTTAAGATCGGGCTTGGCATGGCCATGATCGTCCTGAGCTTTGTCCATGTCTGGCCCCGATAA
- a CDS encoding phenylacetate--CoA ligase family protein gives MFFDPLEGLARQDLENLQGVRLRHVVSQSANSPLYARIFEEHGLQADQVQGLDDLPRLPFTGKEDLRASYPGGMLCRPMEEMVRLHASSGTTGAATVVFHTANDIQTWADLVARCFHMVGVRPHDVFQNMSGYGLFTGGLGIHYGAERLGCLTIPAGAGNSKRQIKLLRDFRVTVIHIIPSYALHLATVFDSLGVNLEDLHLKTALIGAEPHSEQIRKRIEELYGVKAYNSYGLSEMNGPGVAFECPEQNGMHIWEDAFLAEIIDPVTLEPVPEGEVGELVLTTLTREGMPILRYRTRDLTRFIPGECPCGRTHRRIDRILGRSDDMIIIKGVNIFPMQVERVLMAIPEVGQNYLIVLERQGYLDQFKVQVEVKSEFFVEDMRVLKKLQDRITGMLRDELLITPKVELVEARSLPCSDGKAQRVCDLRGQ, from the coding sequence GTGTTTTTTGATCCCTTGGAAGGGCTTGCACGGCAGGACCTGGAAAATCTGCAAGGTGTTCGATTGCGTCATGTGGTCTCGCAATCCGCCAATTCGCCGCTGTATGCCCGGATATTCGAGGAACACGGTCTCCAGGCGGATCAGGTGCAAGGTCTGGATGATCTGCCCCGGCTGCCGTTCACCGGCAAGGAAGATCTGCGGGCCAGCTACCCCGGCGGCATGCTCTGCCGGCCCATGGAGGAAATGGTCCGCCTGCACGCCTCATCCGGAACAACCGGAGCAGCGACGGTGGTCTTCCATACGGCCAACGACATCCAGACGTGGGCCGATCTGGTGGCGCGTTGCTTCCACATGGTCGGCGTAAGGCCCCACGATGTTTTTCAGAACATGAGTGGATACGGTCTGTTTACCGGCGGTCTGGGCATCCATTACGGGGCCGAACGTCTGGGGTGCCTGACAATCCCGGCTGGAGCGGGCAACAGCAAGCGGCAAATCAAATTGCTGCGGGACTTCCGGGTCACGGTCATTCACATCATTCCTTCCTATGCCTTGCACCTGGCCACGGTTTTTGATTCCCTGGGCGTCAACCTGGAGGATCTGCACCTGAAGACCGCCCTGATCGGCGCGGAACCGCATAGTGAGCAAATCCGGAAGCGGATCGAGGAATTGTACGGCGTGAAAGCCTACAACTCTTACGGTCTCTCGGAGATGAACGGCCCCGGCGTGGCCTTCGAGTGCCCGGAACAAAACGGCATGCACATCTGGGAAGACGCGTTTCTGGCTGAAATAATTGATCCAGTGACCCTTGAACCCGTGCCCGAGGGGGAAGTCGGGGAATTGGTCCTGACGACCCTGACGCGTGAAGGCATGCCCATCCTGCGCTACCGAACCAGGGATCTGACCAGGTTTATTCCCGGCGAATGCCCTTGCGGAAGAACGCATCGCCGGATCGACCGGATTCTCGGCCGCAGCGACGACATGATCATTATCAAGGGCGTCAACATCTTTCCGATGCAGGTGGAGCGCGTGCTGATGGCCATTCCAGAAGTGGGGCAGAACTACCTGATCGTTCTCGAACGGCAGGGATATCTGGACCAGTTCAAGGTTCAGGTGGAAGTGAAGAGTGAATTTTTCGTGGAAGACATGCGGGTTTTGAAAAAGCTGCAGGATAGAATCACCGGCATGCTGCGCGATGAGCTGTTGATTACCCCCAAGGTGGAACTGGTCGAGGCGCGGAGCCTGCCCTGTTCCGACGGCAAGGCGCAGCGGGTCTGCGATTTGCGGGGACAGTAG